In Archocentrus centrarchus isolate MPI-CPG fArcCen1 unplaced genomic scaffold, fArcCen1 scaffold_19_ctg1, whole genome shotgun sequence, one DNA window encodes the following:
- the LOC115775596 gene encoding uncharacterized protein LOC115775596: MKPLTVALDILQGECPYGTLLPTLEVLMQKTLAVKDTLSRMTAGLPHAIVQAIQTRFASVLDHKDALLAAVSCPKFKLRWLRDAGRREQVKELLTAECCTTAPAAQSPASVPTTSTTQGEMDFFTFEAEPEETYSAEKEVMDYLMSAYDLQVLHQFSNIKNIFLKYNTQTPSSAPVERLFSLGGLVLTPRTNRLSDKRFEKLLLMRYNNWFSHPTPLFHS, translated from the exons ATGAAGCCTCTGACTGTAGCACTAGACATTTTACAAGGTGAATGCCCTTATGGGACTTTACTACCCACACTTGAAGTTCTGATGCAGAAGACCCTGGCTGTGAAAGATACCCTCTCCAGGATGACTGCAGGCCTTCCACATGCCATAGTGCAG GCTATCCAAACTCGTTTTGCCAGTGTGCTGGACCACAAAGATGCCCTTCTCGCAGCTGTCAGTTGTCCAAAATTCAAACTCCGATGGCTGAGAGACGCAGGTAGGAGGGAGCAAGTAAAAGAGCTGCTGACAGCAGAGTGCTGCACAACTGCTCCTGCAGCACAGAGCCCTGCCAGTGTGCCCACCACATCTACCACCCAAGGTGAGATGGATTTCTTCACTTTTGAGGCAGAGCCAGAGGAGACTTACTCTGCAGAAAAGGAAGTCATGGACTACCTAATGTCAGCCTATGACCTTCAGgttttgcatcagttttcaaacataaaaaacattttcttgaaGTATAACACTCAAACCCCATCAAGTGCTCCTGTGGAGCGGCTTTTCAGTCTGGGGGGTTTGGTGCTCACGCCTAGAACAAATAGACTTTCTGACAAGAGATTTGAGAAACTTCTGTTAATGAGATACAACAACTGGTTTAGTCACCCCACTCCACTGTTTCACTCATAA